The following is a genomic window from Halichoerus grypus chromosome 5, mHalGry1.hap1.1, whole genome shotgun sequence.
CGAGGAGGAGATCCGCGTGGTGCGGCTGCAGCTGGAGGCTACCGAGCGCCAGCGCGGCGGGGCGGAGGGCGAGCTGCAGGCCCTGCGCGCGCGGGCTGAGGAGGCCGAGGCACAGAAGCGCCAGGCGCAGGAGGAGGCAGAGCGCTTGCGGCGGCAGGTGCAGGACGAGAGCCAGCGCAAGCGACAGGCGGAGGCCGAGCTGGCCCTGCGCGTCAAGGCGGAGGCCGAGGCGGCCCGGGAAAAGCAGCGGGCCCTGCAGGCGCTGGAGGAGCTGCAGCTCCAGGCGGAGGAGGCGGAGCGGCGCCTCCGGCAGGCGGAGGCCGAGCGGGCGCGCCAGGTGCAGGTGGCCCTGGAGACGGCGCAGCGCAGCGCCGAGGTGGAGCTGCAGAGCAAGCGCGCCTCGTTCGCGGAGAAGACGGCGCAGCTGGAGCGCACGCTGCAGGAAGAGCACGTGGCGGTGGCGCAGCTGCGGGAGGAGGCCGCGCGGCAGGCGCAGCGGCAGGCCGAGGCGGAGCGCGCCCGGGAGGAGGCCGAGCGGGAGCTGGAGCGCTGGCGGCTGAAGGCCAACGAGGCACTGCGCCTGCGCCTGCAGGCCGAGGAGGTGGCGCAGCAGAAGAGCCTCGCGCAGGCGGAGGCGGAGCAGCAGAAGGAGGCGGCGGAGCGCGAGGCCCGGCGCCGCGGCAAGGCGGAGGAGCAGGCCGTGCGGCAGCGGGAGCTGGCCGAGCAGGAGCTGGAGAAGCAGCGGCAGCTGGCGGAGGGCACTGCCCAGCAGCGCCTGGCGGCGGAGCAGGAGCTGATCCGGCTGCGGGCCGGCacggagcagggggagcagcagcggCAGCTCCTGGAGGAGGCGCTGGCCCGGCTGCAGCGCGAGGCGGACGCGGCTGCGCAGAAGCGCCAGGAGCTGGAGGCGGAGCTGGCGACAGTGCGCGCGGAGATGGAGGTGCTGCTGGCCAGCAAGGCGCGCGCCGAGGAGGAGTCGCGCTCCACCAGCGAGAAGTCCAAGCAGAGGCTGGAGGCCGAGGCCAGCCGCTTCCGCGAGCTGGCCGAGGAGGCCGCTCGCCTGCGCGCCCTGGCCGAGGAGACCAAGCGGCAGCGGCAGCTGGCTGAGGAGGACGCGGCGCAGCAGCGGGCCGAGGCGGAGCGGGTGCTGGCCGAGAAGCTGGCCGCCATCAGTGAGGCCACGCGGCTCAAGACCGAGGCGGAGATCGCGCTCAAGGAGAAGGAGGCGGAGAACGAGCGTCTGCGGCGGCTGGCGGAGGACGAGGCCTTCCAGCGGCGGCGGCTGGAGGAGCAGGCGGCCCAGCACAAGGCGGACATCGAGGAGCGGCTGATGCAGCTGCGTAAGGCGTCCGACAACGAGCTGGAGCGGCAGAAGGGGCTGGTGGAGGACACGCTGCGGCAGCGGCGGCAGGTGGAGGAGGAGATCCTGGCCCTCAAGGCGAGCTTCGAGAAGGCGGCCGCCGGCAAGgcggagctggagctggagctggggcgCATCCGCAGCAGTGCCGAGGACACGCTGCGCAGCAAGGAGCAGGCTGAGCGGGAGGCTGCGCGGCAGCGGCAGCTGGCGGCCGAGGAGGAGCAGCGGCGCCGCGAGGCTGAGGAGCGTGTGCAGAAGAGCCTGGTGGCGGAGGAGGAGGCCGCGCGGCAGCGCAAGTTGGCGCTGGAGGAGGTGGAGCGGCTCAAGGCCAAGGTGGAGGAGGCGCGGCGCCTGCGCGAGCGGGCGGAGCAGGAGTCGGCGCGGCAGCTGCAGCTGGCGCAGGAGGCCGCCCAGAAGCGGCTGCAGGCGGAGGAGAAGGCGCACGCCTTTGCGGTGCAGCGGAAGGAGCAGGAGCTGCAGCAGACGCTCCAGCAGGAGCAGAGCGTGCTGGAGCGGCTGCGCGGCGAGGCAGAGGCCGCACGGCGGGCGGCCGAGGAGGCGGAGGAGGCCCGGGAGCGCGCCGAGCTGGAGGCGGCTCAGTCCCGGCAGCAGGTGGAAGAGGCCGAGCGGCTGAAGCAGTTGGCGGAAGAGCAGGCGCGGGCCCGGGCGCAGGCGCAGGCCGCCGCGGAGAAGCTGCGCAAGGAGGCGGAGCAGGAGGCGGCCCGACGGGCGCAGGCCGAGCAGGCGGCCCTGAAGCAGAAGCAGGCGGCCGACGCCGAGATGGAAAAGCACAAGAAGTTTGCGGAGCAGACGCTGCGGCAGAAGGCGCAGGTGGAGCAGGAACTGACCGCCCTGCGGCTGCAGCTGGAGGAGACTGACCACCAGAAGGGCATCTTGGACGAGGAGCTGCAGCGGCTCAAGGCGGAGGTGACGGAGGCAGCCCGGCAGCGCAGCCAGGTGGAGGAGGAGCTCTTCTCCGTGCGCGTGCAGATGGAGGAGCTGAGCAAGCTCAAGGCGCGCATCGAGGCGGAGAACCGCGCGCTCATCCTGCGTGACAAGGACAACACCCAGCGCTTCCTGCAGGAGGAGGCCGAGAAGATGAAGCAGGTTGCGGAGGAGGCGGCCCGGCTGAGCGTGGCGGTCCAGGAGGCGGCCCGGCTGCGGCAGCTGGCCGAGGAGGACCTGGCGCAACAGCGGGCCTTGGCCGAAAAGATGCTCAAGGAGAAGATGCAGGCGGTGCAAGAGGCCACGCGCCTCCAAGCCGAGGCGGAGCTGCTGCAGCAGCAGAAGGAGCTCGCGCAGGAGCAGGCGCGGCAGCTGCAGGAGGACAAGGAGCAGATGGCGCAGCAGCTGGCGCAGGAGACGCAGGGCTTCCAGCGGACTCTGGAGCTGGAGCGGCAGCGGCAGCTGGAGATGAGCGCGGAGGCCGAGCGCCTGAAGCTCCGCGTGGCCGAGCTGAGCCAGGCGCAGGCCCGTGCCGAGGAGGATGCCCAGCGCTTCCGCAGACAGGCCGAGGAGATCGGCGAGAAGCTGCACCGCACCGAGCTCGCCACGCAGGAGAAGGTGACGCTGGTGCACACACTTGAGGTCCAGCGGCAGCAGAGTGACCATGACGCCGAGCGCCTCCGAGCGGCCATTGCTGAGCTGGAGCGTGAGAAGGAGAAGCTCCAGGAGGAGGCCTCGCTGCTGCAGCAGAAGTCCGAGGAGGTACCGGCCCGCCCTCCCCGAGCAGGTGGGTGGGCCCGGGGGGCCGCGGCGTCCCTGAccgttccctccctctctccagatGCAGGTGGTGCAACAGGAGCAGCTGCTGCAGGAGACGCGGGCGCTGCAGCAGAGCTTCCTGTCGGAGAAGGACCGCCTGCTGCAGCGGGAGCAGTGCATCGAGCAGGAGAAGGCCAAGCTGGAGCAGCTGTTCCAGGACGAGGTGGCCAAGGCGCAGCAGCTGCGCGAGgagcagcagcggcagcagcagcagatgGCGCAGGAGCGGCAGCGGCTGATGGCCAGCATGGAGGAGGCCCTGCAGCGCCAGCGCGACGCGGAGGAGGGCGTGCGGCgcaagcaggaggagctgcagcagctgcagcagcagcggcagcagcaggaGAAGCTGCTGGCCGAGGAGAACCGGCGGCTGCGCGAGCGGCTGCAGCGCCTGGAGGAGGAGCACCGGGCCGCGGTGGCGCAGTCCGAGGAGATCGCCGCCTCGCAGGCCGTGGCCGCCAAAGCCCTGCCCAACGGCCGGGACGCGCCTGACGGCCCGGCCGTGGAGGTGGAGAGCGAGCACGCGTTTGACGGGCTGCGGCGGAAGGTGCCGGCCCAGCGGCTGCAGGAGGTCGGCGTCCTGAGCTCGGAGGAGCTGCAGCGGCTGGCCGAGGGCCGCACAACGGTGGCTGAGCTTGCCCAGCGGGAGGACGTGCGCCGGTACCTGCAGGGCCGCAGCGGCATCGCCGGGCTGCTGCTGAAGCCCACCAACGAGAAGCTGAGCGTCTATGCGGCCCTCCAGCGGCAGCTGCTGAGCCCGGGCACGGCGCTCATCCTGCTCGAGGCTCAGGCCGCCTCCGGCTTCCTCCTGGACCCCGTGCGGAATCGGCGGCTGACTGTCAACGAGGCCGTGAAGGAAGGCGTGGTGGGCCCCGAGCTGCACCACAAGCTGCTGTCGGCCGAGCGCGCCGTCACCGGCTACAAGGACCCCTACACCGGGGAGCAGATCTCCCTCTTCCAGGCCATGAAGAAGGACCTCGTCGTCCGCGACCACGGCATCCGCCTGCTGGAGGCCCAGATCGCCACGGGCGGCATCATCGACCCCGTGCACAGCCACCGCGTGCCCGTGGACGTGGCCTACCAGCGCGGCTACTTCGACGAGGAGATGAGCCGCGTCCTGGCGGACCCGAGCGACGACACCAAGGGCTTCTTCGACCCCAACACGCACGAGAACCTCACGTACCTGCAGCTGCTGGAGCGCTGTGTGGAGGACCCCGAGACGGGCCTGCGCCTGCTGCCTCTCACCGACCAGGCCGCCAGGGGCGGTGAGCTGGTCTACACAGACTCGGAGGCTCGGGACGTGTTCGAGAAAGCCACCGTGTCAGCACCATTCGGCAAGTTCCGGGGCAGGACGGTGACCATCTGGGAGCTCATCAACTCCGAGTACTTCACGGCAGAGCAGCGGCGGGACCTGCTGCGGCAGTTTCGCACGGGCAAGGTCACCGTGGAGAAGATCATCAAGATCGTCATCACCGTGGTGGAGGAGCATGAGCAGAAGGACCAGCTCTGCTTCGAGGGCCTGCGCGCCCTGGTGCCCGCCGCCGAGCTGCTGGAGAGCGGGGTCATCGACCGTGACCTCTACCACCAGCTGCAGCGGGGCGAGCGCTCAGTGCGAGAGGTGGCGGAGGTGGGTGCCGTGCGGCGGGCTCTGCGGGGCGCCAATGTCATCGCAGGGGTGTGGCTGGAGGAGGCGGGGCAGAAGCTGAGCATCTACGAGGCCCTGAAGAAAGATCTCCTGCCTCCAGAGGCGGCCGTGGCTCTCCTGGAGGCCCAGGCCGGCACCGGCCACATCATTGACCCCGCCACGAGTGCCCGGCTCACCGTGGACGAGGCGGTGCGTGCCGGCCTGGTGGGGCCTGAGTTGCACGAGAAGTTGCTGTCGGCCGAGAAGGCCGTCACCGGCTACAAGGACCCCTACTCGGGGCAGAGCGTCTCCCTGTTCCAGGCCCTGAAGAAGGGCCTCATCCCAAGGGAGCAGGGTCTGCGTCTGCTCGATGCCCAGCTGTCCACAGGTGGCATCGTGGACCCGAGCAAGAGCCACCGTGTGCCCGTGGACGTGGCCTGTGCCCGCGGCTACCTGGACGAGGAGACCAGCCGAGCCCTGTCGGCCCCCAGAGATGAAGCCAAGACTTACTGTGACCCTGGGTCGCAGGAGCCGGTCACCTACGGCCAGCTCCAACAGCAGTGCCGGCCCGACCAGCTGACGGGGCTGAGCCTGCTGCCGCTGTCGGAGAAGGCCGCCCAGGCCCGGCGCGAGGGGCTCTGCTCTGAGCTGCAGGCCCGTGAGACCTTTCAGAAGACTGCCGTGGAGGTACCTATGGGCAGCTTCAAGGGCAGGACGGTGACGGTGTGGGAGCTGCTCAGCTCCGAGTACTTCACggtggagcagagagaggagctgcTGCGGCAGTTTCGGACGGGCACGGTCACCGTGGAGAAGATCATCAAGATCCTCATCACCATCGTGGAAGAGGTTGAGACCGTGCGGCAGGAGAGGCTGTCTTTCAGTGGCCTCCGCACCCCGGTGCCAGCCAGCGAGCTCGTGGCCTCCGGGGTCCTCAGCAGGACCCAGTTCGAGCAGCTCAAGGACGGCAAGATCTCGGTGAAGGAGCTGTCGGAGCTGAGCTCTGTGCAGACCCTGCTGCAGGGCGGCGGGTGCCTGGCCGGCATCTACCTTGAGGACTCCAAGGAGAAGGTGACCATCTACCAGGCCATGCAGCGAGGCCTGCTCAGGCCCAGCACGGCCACTCTCCTGCTCGAGGCCCAGGCGGCCACCGGCTTTCTCGTGGACCCTGTGCGGAACCAGCGCTTGTATGTCCACGAGGCTGTGAAGGCAGGTGTCGTGGGCCCCGAGCTGCACGAGAAGCTGCTGTCGGCCGAGAAGGCCGTCACCGGCTACAAGGACCCCTACTCGGGCAGCACCATCTCCCTCTTCCAGGCCATGAAGAAGGGCCTGGTCCTTAGGGACCATGGCATCCGCCTGCTGGAGGCCCAGATCGCCACGGGCGGCATCATCGACCCCGTGCACAGCCACCGGCTGCCCTTGGACGTGGCCTACCAGCGCGGCTACTTCGACGAGGAGATGAACCGCGTCCTGGCGGACCCGAGCGACGACACCAAGGGCTTCTTCGACCCCAACACGCACGAGAACCTCACGTACCTGCAGCTGCTGGAGCGCTGTGTGGAGGACCCCGAGACGGGGCTGCGCCTGCTGCCCCTCAAAGGCTCCGAGAAGGCAGAGGTGGTGGAGACCACGCAGCTGTACACCGAGGAGGAGACCCGCAGAGCGTTCGAGGAGACGCAGATAGAGATCCCCGGCAGCGGCGGCCGCAGCGGCTCCACTATGTCCTTGTGGGAGGTGATGCAGTCGGACCTGATCCCAGAGGAGCAGCGCACCCGGCTCATGGCTGACTTCCAGGCCGGCCGGGTGACCAAGGAGcgcatgatcatcatcatcatcgagATCATCGAGAAGACCGAGATCGTGCGCCAGCAGAACCTGGCTTCCTACGACTACATCCGCCGCCGCCTCACCGCCGAGGACCTCTACGAGGCCCGGATCATCTCCCGCGAGACATACAGCCTCCTCCGGGAGGGCACCAAGAGCTTCCGAGAGGTGCTGGAGGAGGAGGCGGCCTCGCGCTACCTCTACGGCACGGGCTGCGTGGCCGGAGTCTACCTGCCGGGCTCTAGGCAGACGCTCACCATCTACCAGGCCCTCAAGAAGGGACTGCTGAGCGCCGAGGTGGCCCGCTTACTGCTGGAGGCACAGGCGGCCACGGGCTTCCTCCTGGAGCCCGTGAAGGGCGAGCGGCTGACCGTGGACGAAGCCGTGCGGAAGGGCCTGGTGGGCCCCGAGCTGCACGACCGGCTGCTCTCGGCGGAGCGGGCTGTGACCGGTTATCGTGACCCCTATACGGAGCAGACGATCTCGCTCTTCCAGGCCATGAAGAAGGACCTGATCCCCGAGGAGGAGGCCCTGCGGCTGCTGGACGCCCAGCTGGCCACGGGCGGCATCGTGGACCCGCGCCTGGGCTTCCGTCTCCCCCTGGAGGTGGCCTACCAGCGTGGCTACCTCCACAAGGACACGTATGACCGGCTGTCGGAGCCCAGCGAGGTGCGCAGCTACCTGGACCCCTGCACGGACGAGCGTCTCAGCTACACGCAGCTGCTCCGGAGGTGCCGCCCCCACGAGGCCAGCGGCCAGCGCCTCCTGCCCCTCTCGGACGCCCGCAAGCTGACCTTCCGCGGCCTGCGCAAGCAGGTCACGGTGGAAGAGCTGGTGCGCTCGCAGGTCATGGACGAGGCTACGGCTCTGCGGCTGCAGGAGGGCCTGGCCTCCGTGGAGGAGGTCACCCAGAACCTGCAGAAGTTCCTCGAGGGCACTAGCTGCATTGCCGGCGTCTTCGTGGATGCCACCAAGGAGCGGCTGTCGGTGTACCAGGCCATGAAGAAAGGCATCATCCGCCCCGGCACGGCCTTCGAGCTCCTGGAAGCACAGGCGGCCACCGGCTACGTCATTGACCCCATCAAGGGGCTCAAGCTGACCGTGGAGGAGGCCGTGCGCATGGGCATCGTGGGCCCTGAGTTCAAGGACAAACTGCTGTCGGCCGAGCGCGCCGTCACCGGCTACAAGGATCCCTACTCCGGGAAGCTCATCTCCCTCTTCCAGGCCATGAAGAAGGGCCTGATCCTGAAGGACCACGGCATCCGCCTGCTGGAGGCCCAGATCGCCACGGGCGGCATCATTGACCCCGAGGAGAGCCACCGGCTGCCTGTGGAGGTGGCCTACAAGCGCGGCCTCTTCGACGAGGAGATGAACGAGATCCTGACGGACCCGAGCGACGACACCAAGGGCTTCTTCGACCCCAACACGGAGGAGAATCTCACGTACCTGCAGCTGATGGAGCGCTGCATCACGGACCCCCAGACGGGCCTGTGCCTGCTGCCCTTGAAGGAGAGGAAGCGGGAACGGAAGACGTCCTCCAAGTCCTCGGTGCGCAAGCGCCGTGTGGTGATCGTGGACCCGGAGACGGGCAAGGAGATGTCTGTGTACGAGGCCTACCGCAAGGGCCTCATCGACCACCAGACGTACCTGGAGCTGTCCGAGCAGGAGTGCGAGTGGGAGGAGATCACCATCTCCTCCTCGGACGGCGTGGTCAAGTCCATGATCATCGACCGCCGCTCGGGCCGCCAGTACGACATCGACGAGGCCATTGCCAGGAGCCTGATCGACCGCTCGGCACTGGACCAGTACCGCGCCGGCACGCTCTCCATCACGGAGTTCGCAGACATGCTCTCGGGCAACGCCGGCGGCTTCCGCTCCCGCTCGTCCTCCGTGGGGTCCTCCTCGTCCTACCCCATCAGCCCTGCAGCCTCCAGGACCCAGGGGACCTCCTGGTTGGACCCCACGGAGGAGACGGGCCCTGTGGCCGGCATCCTGGACACGGAGACTCTGGAGAAGGTATCCATCACAGAGGCCATGCACCGCAACCTGGTGGACAATATCACGGGGCAGCGGCTGCTGGAGGCCCAGGCCTGCACGGGGGGCATCATCGACCCCAGCACCGGCGAGCGCTTCCCCGTCACAGATGCTGTCAACAAGGGCCTGGTGGACAAGATCATGGTGGACCGCATCAACCTGGCTCAGAAAGCCTTCTGCGGCTTCGAGGACCCGCGCACCAAGACCAAGATGTCAGCCGCTCAGGCCCTGAAGAAGGGCTGGCTCTATTACGAGGCGGGCCAGCGGTTCCTGGAGGTGCAGTACCTGACCGGCGGCCTGATCGAGCCTGATGCCGCAGGCCGCGTGCCCCTGGATGAGGCCCTGCAGCGCGGCATGGTGGACGCCCGGACCGCCCAGAAGCTGCGAGACGTGGGCGCCTACTCCAAGTACCTCACCTGCCCCAAGACCAAGCTCAAGATCTCCTACAAGGACGCACTGGACCGCAGCATGGTGGAGGAGGGCACGGGGCTGCGGCTGCTGGAGGCGGCCGCCCAGTCCAGCAAGGGCTACTACAGCCCCTACAGCGTCAGTGGCTCGGGCTCCACGGCCGGTTCGCGCTCTGG
Proteins encoded in this region:
- the PLEC gene encoding plectin isoform X2, with amino-acid sequence MVAGMLMPLDQLRAIYEVLFREGVMVAKKDRRPRSLHPHVAGVSNLQVMRAMASLRARGLVRETFAWRHFYWYLTNEGIAHLRQYLHLPPEIVPASLQRVRRPVAMVMPARRPPHVQSVQGPLGCPPKWGSLPAEDPAREERRVYRRKEPEEGAAEPPVVPATAPGNLVRPGPEPAPATDERDRVQKKTFTKWVNKHLIKAQRHISDLYEDLRDGHNLISLLEVLSGDSLPREKGRMRFHKLQNVQIALDYLRHRQVKLVNIRNDDIADGNPKLTLGLIWTIILHFQISDIQVSGQSEDMTAKEKLLLWSQRMVEGYHGLRCDNFTSSWRDGRLFNAIIHRHKPMLIDMNKVYRQTNLENLDQAFSVAERDLGVTRLLDPEDVDVPQPDEKSIITYVSSLYDAMPRVPDVQDGVKANELQLRWQEYRELVVLLLQWIRHHTAAFEERRFPASFEEIEILWCQFLKFKETELPAKEADKNRSKGIHQSLEGALQAGQLKMPPGYHPLDVEKEWGKLHVAILEREKQLRSEFERLECLQRIVSKLQMEAGLCEEQLNHADALLQSDVRLLAASKAPQRAAEVERDLDKADGMIRMLFNDVQTLKDGRHPQGEQMYRRVYRLHERLVAVRTEHNLRLQAGAAAPVAQVSAQSTQRRPELEDAALRYLQDLLAWVGENQRRVDSAEWGGDLPSVEAELGSHRGLHRSVEEFRAKIERARADEGQLAPAPRGAYRDCLGRLDLQYAKLLNSSKARLRSLESLHGFVAAATKELMWLSEKEEEEVGFDWGEHNSNMAAKKESYSALMRELELKEKKIKEIQSTGDRLLREGHPAQPTVESFQAALQTQWSWMLQLCCCIEAHLKENTAYFQFFSDVRETEEQLRKLQETLRRKYTCDRTITVTRLEDLLQDAQDEKDRLNEYRAHLSGLAKRAKAIVQLKPRNQAHPVRGRVPLLAVCDYKQVEVTVHKGDECQLLGPAQPSHWKVLSSSGSEAAVPSVCFLVPPPNQEAQDAVTRLEAQHQALAILWQQLHVDMKSLLAWQSLSRDTQLIRSWSLVTFRTLKPEEQRQALRSLELHYQAFLRDSQDAGGFGPEDRLQAEREYGACSRHYQQLLQSMEQGAQEESRCQRCISELKDIRLQLEACETRTVHRLRLPLEKEPARECAQRIAEQQKAQAEVEGLGKGVARLSAEAEKVLALPEPSPAAPTLRSELELTLGKLEQVRSLSAIYLEKLKTISLVIRSTQGAEEVLKAHEEQLKEAQAVPATLPELEATKAALKKLRVQAEAQQPVFDALRDELRGAQEVGERLQRQHGERDVDVERWRERVAPLLERWQAVLAQTDVRQRELEQLGRQLRYYRESADPLDAWLQDAKQRQEQIQAVPLADSQAVREQLRQEKALLEEIERQREKVEECQRLAKQYINAIKDYELQLVTYKAQLEPVASPAKKPKVQSGSESIIQEYVDLRTRYSELTTLTSQYIKFISETLRRMKEEERLAEQQRAEERERLAQVEAALEKQRQLAEAHAQAKAQAEREAQELQQRMQEEAARREEAAVDAQQQKQSIQEELQHLRQSSEAEIQAKARQVEAAERSRLRIEEEIRVVRLQLEATERQRGGAEGELQALRARAEEAEAQKRQAQEEAERLRRQVQDESQRKRQAEAELALRVKAEAEAAREKQRALQALEELQLQAEEAERRLRQAEAERARQVQVALETAQRSAEVELQSKRASFAEKTAQLERTLQEEHVAVAQLREEAARQAQRQAEAERAREEAERELERWRLKANEALRLRLQAEEVAQQKSLAQAEAEQQKEAAEREARRRGKAEEQAVRQRELAEQELEKQRQLAEGTAQQRLAAEQELIRLRAGTEQGEQQRQLLEEALARLQREADAAAQKRQELEAELATVRAEMEVLLASKARAEEESRSTSEKSKQRLEAEASRFRELAEEAARLRALAEETKRQRQLAEEDAAQQRAEAERVLAEKLAAISEATRLKTEAEIALKEKEAENERLRRLAEDEAFQRRRLEEQAAQHKADIEERLMQLRKASDNELERQKGLVEDTLRQRRQVEEEILALKASFEKAAAGKAELELELGRIRSSAEDTLRSKEQAEREAARQRQLAAEEEQRRREAEERVQKSLVAEEEAARQRKLALEEVERLKAKVEEARRLRERAEQESARQLQLAQEAAQKRLQAEEKAHAFAVQRKEQELQQTLQQEQSVLERLRGEAEAARRAAEEAEEARERAELEAAQSRQQVEEAERLKQLAEEQARARAQAQAAAEKLRKEAEQEAARRAQAEQAALKQKQAADAEMEKHKKFAEQTLRQKAQVEQELTALRLQLEETDHQKGILDEELQRLKAEVTEAARQRSQVEEELFSVRVQMEELSKLKARIEAENRALILRDKDNTQRFLQEEAEKMKQVAEEAARLSVAVQEAARLRQLAEEDLAQQRALAEKMLKEKMQAVQEATRLQAEAELLQQQKELAQEQARQLQEDKEQMAQQLAQETQGFQRTLELERQRQLEMSAEAERLKLRVAELSQAQARAEEDAQRFRRQAEEIGEKLHRTELATQEKVTLVHTLEVQRQQSDHDAERLRAAIAELEREKEKLQEEASLLQQKSEEMQVVQQEQLLQETRALQQSFLSEKDRLLQREQCIEQEKAKLEQLFQDEVAKAQQLREEQQRQQQQMAQERQRLMASMEEALQRQRDAEEGVRRKQEELQQLQQQRQQQEKLLAEENRRLRERLQRLEEEHRAAVAQSEEIAASQAVAAKALPNGRDAPDGPAVEVESEHAFDGLRRKVPAQRLQEVGVLSSEELQRLAEGRTTVAELAQREDVRRYLQGRSGIAGLLLKPTNEKLSVYAALQRQLLSPGTALILLEAQAASGFLLDPVRNRRLTVNEAVKEGVVGPELHHKLLSAERAVTGYKDPYTGEQISLFQAMKKDLVVRDHGIRLLEAQIATGGIIDPVHSHRVPVDVAYQRGYFDEEMSRVLADPSDDTKGFFDPNTHENLTYLQLLERCVEDPETGLRLLPLTDQAARGGELVYTDSEARDVFEKATVSAPFGKFRGRTVTIWELINSEYFTAEQRRDLLRQFRTGKVTVEKIIKIVITVVEEHEQKDQLCFEGLRALVPAAELLESGVIDRDLYHQLQRGERSVREVAEVGAVRRALRGANVIAGVWLEEAGQKLSIYEALKKDLLPPEAAVALLEAQAGTGHIIDPATSARLTVDEAVRAGLVGPELHEKLLSAEKAVTGYKDPYSGQSVSLFQALKKGLIPREQGLRLLDAQLSTGGIVDPSKSHRVPVDVACARGYLDEETSRALSAPRDEAKTYCDPGSQEPVTYGQLQQQCRPDQLTGLSLLPLSEKAAQARREGLCSELQARETFQKTAVEVPMGSFKGRTVTVWELLSSEYFTVEQREELLRQFRTGTVTVEKIIKILITIVEEVETVRQERLSFSGLRTPVPASELVASGVLSRTQFEQLKDGKISVKELSELSSVQTLLQGGGCLAGIYLEDSKEKVTIYQAMQRGLLRPSTATLLLEAQAATGFLVDPVRNQRLYVHEAVKAGVVGPELHEKLLSAEKAVTGYKDPYSGSTISLFQAMKKGLVLRDHGIRLLEAQIATGGIIDPVHSHRLPLDVAYQRGYFDEEMNRVLADPSDDTKGFFDPNTHENLTYLQLLERCVEDPETGLRLLPLKGSEKAEVVETTQLYTEEETRRAFEETQIEIPGSGGRSGSTMSLWEVMQSDLIPEEQRTRLMADFQAGRVTKERMIIIIIEIIEKTEIVRQQNLASYDYIRRRLTAEDLYEARIISRETYSLLREGTKSFREVLEEEAASRYLYGTGCVAGVYLPGSRQTLTIYQALKKGLLSAEVARLLLEAQAATGFLLEPVKGERLTVDEAVRKGLVGPELHDRLLSAERAVTGYRDPYTEQTISLFQAMKKDLIPEEEALRLLDAQLATGGIVDPRLGFRLPLEVAYQRGYLHKDTYDRLSEPSEVRSYLDPCTDERLSYTQLLRRCRPHEASGQRLLPLSDARKLTFRGLRKQVTVEELVRSQVMDEATALRLQEGLASVEEVTQNLQKFLEGTSCIAGVFVDATKERLSVYQAMKKGIIRPGTAFELLEAQAATGYVIDPIKGLKLTVEEAVRMGIVGPEFKDKLLSAERAVTGYKDPYSGKLISLFQAMKKGLILKDHGIRLLEAQIATGGIIDPEESHRLPVEVAYKRGLFDEEMNEILTDPSDDTKGFFDPNTEENLTYLQLMERCITDPQTGLCLLPLKERKRERKTSSKSSVRKRRVVIVDPETGKEMSVYEAYRKGLIDHQTYLELSEQECEWEEITISSSDGVVKSMIIDRRSGRQYDIDEAIARSLIDRSALDQYRAGTLSITEFADMLSGNAGGFRSRSSSVGSSSSYPISPAASRTQGTSWLDPTEETGPVAGILDTETLEKVSITEAMHRNLVDNITGQRLLEAQACTGGIIDPSTGERFPVTDAVNKGLVDKIMVDRINLAQKAFCGFEDPRTKTKMSAAQALKKGWLYYEAGQRFLEVQYLTGGLIEPDAAGRVPLDEALQRGMVDARTAQKLRDVGAYSKYLTCPKTKLKISYKDALDRSMVEEGTGLRLLEAAAQSSKGYYSPYSVSGSGSTAGSRSGSRTGSRAGSRRGSFDATSSGFSMTFSSSSYSSSGYGRRYASGPASSLGGPESAVA